The following coding sequences lie in one Musa acuminata AAA Group cultivar baxijiao chromosome BXJ1-8, Cavendish_Baxijiao_AAA, whole genome shotgun sequence genomic window:
- the LOC135588469 gene encoding serine/threonine-protein kinase AFC2-like isoform X2: MEIECLKEFPHPLMDRRPRKRPRLGWDVDPLTAAKAQIGILCGQEVNLKSLVPSGGASDHTCASQSAKDQERDASPPWRGDDKDGHYKFELGENLTSRYKIHSKMGEGTFGQVLECWDREREEMVAIKIVRGINKYREAAMIEINMLQQLGKYDKNASRCVQIRNWFDYRNHICIVFEKLGPSLYDFLRKNSYRSFPIDLVREFARQLLECVAFMHDMRLIHTDLKPENILLVSPEYIKVPDYKVSSRSPKQGSYFKRLPKSSAIKVIDFGSTTYDRHDNSYVVSTRHYRAPEVILGLGWSYPCDIWSVGCILVELCSGETLFQTHENLEHLAMMERVLGPLPSNMLRLAARDAERYVRRGHLNWPEGATSRESMKAVLKLPRLQNLVMQHSDHSAGDFIDLLQGLLRYDPADRLAANAALLHPFFTRNR; the protein is encoded by the exons ATGGAGATCGAATGCTTGAAGGAGTTTCCCCACCCTCTGATGGATCGCCGGCCCCGGAAGCGCCCGAGGTTAGGGTGGGACGTTGACCCCCTTACCGCGGCCAAG GCTCAAATAGGTATCTTATGTGGACAAGAAGTTAACTTGAAGAGCTTGGTTCCTTCGGGGGGTGCTTCAGATCACACTTGTGCATCCCAGTCTGCAAAGGATCAGGAACGAGATGCTTCCCCTCCTTGGAGAGGAGATGATAAAGAtggacattacaagtttgaacttGGAGAAAATTTAACCTCTCGCT aTAAGATTCACAGCAAAATGGGTGAAG GTACCTTTGGGCAGGTTCTGGAATGTTGGGATAGGGAAAGGGAGGAAATGGTAGCCATCAAAATTGTCCGGGGCATCAATAAGTACAGAGAAGCTGCTATGATAGAGATTAATATGCTGCAACAGCTTGGGAAGTATGATAAGAATGCAAGTCG TTGTGTGCAAATACGGAACTGGTTTGACTATCGTAACCATATCTGTATT GTATTTGAGAAGCTTGGTCCAAGCTTATACGATTTTCTACGCAAAAACAGTTATCGCTCATTTCCAATTGATCTTGTCCGCGAGTTTGCCAGACAACTATTGGAATGTGTAGCAT TTATGCATGACATGCGCCTCATTCACACTGATTTAAAGCCTGAGAATATTCTTCTTGTTTCTCCGGAGTACATCAAAGTACCTGATTACAAA GTGTCATCCCGATCTCCGAAACAGGGTTCCTACTTCAAGAGATTGCCAAAATCAAGTGCCATCAAGGTGATTGATTTTGGAAGCACAACTTATGATCGTCACGACAATAGTTATGTAGTGTCTACGAGACATTATCGGGCACCTGAGGTTATCTTGG GACTTGGATGGAGCTATCCCTGTGATATTTGGAGCGTCGGTTGTATTCTTGTTGAACTTTGCTCA GGTGAGACTTTGTTTCAGACCCATGAGAACTTGGAACACCTGGCCATGATGGAGCGGGTTCTTGGACCATTACCTTCTAACATGCTGCGACTTGCAGC CCGAGATGCCGAGAGGTATGTTCGAAGGGGTCATTTGAATTGGCCTGAGGGTGCAACCTCAAGAGAGAGCATGAAAGCTGTGTTGAAACTTCCTCGGCTGCAG AATCTGGTGATGCAGCACTCAGATCATTCAGCTGGGGACTTCATCGATCTTTTACAGGGGCTTCTGAGATACGATCCTGCAGACCGATTGGCAGCAAACGCAGCTCTCTTGCATCCTTTCTTCACAAGAAATCGCTAA
- the LOC135588469 gene encoding serine/threonine-protein kinase AFC2-like isoform X1, with translation MEIECLKEFPHPLMDRRPRKRPRLGWDVDPLTAAKAQIGILCGQEVNLKSLVPSGGASDHTCASQSAKDQERDASPPWRGDDKDGHYKFELGENLTSRYKIHSKMGEGTFGQVLECWDREREEMVAIKIVRGINKYREAAMIEINMLQQLGKYDKNASRCVQIRNWFDYRNHICIVFEKLGPSLYDFLRKNSYRSFPIDLVREFARQLLECVAFMHDMRLIHTDLKPENILLVSPEYIKVPDYKVSSRSPKQGSYFKRLPKSSAIKVIDFGSTTYDRHDNSYVVSTRHYRAPEVILGLGWSYPCDIWSVGCILVELCSGETLFQTHENLEHLAMMERVLGPLPSNMLRLAARDAERYVRRGHLNWPEGATSRESMKAVLKLPRLQLFFVESGDAALRSFSWGLHRSFTGASEIRSCRPIGSKRSSLASFLHKKSLTHVSN, from the exons ATGGAGATCGAATGCTTGAAGGAGTTTCCCCACCCTCTGATGGATCGCCGGCCCCGGAAGCGCCCGAGGTTAGGGTGGGACGTTGACCCCCTTACCGCGGCCAAG GCTCAAATAGGTATCTTATGTGGACAAGAAGTTAACTTGAAGAGCTTGGTTCCTTCGGGGGGTGCTTCAGATCACACTTGTGCATCCCAGTCTGCAAAGGATCAGGAACGAGATGCTTCCCCTCCTTGGAGAGGAGATGATAAAGAtggacattacaagtttgaacttGGAGAAAATTTAACCTCTCGCT aTAAGATTCACAGCAAAATGGGTGAAG GTACCTTTGGGCAGGTTCTGGAATGTTGGGATAGGGAAAGGGAGGAAATGGTAGCCATCAAAATTGTCCGGGGCATCAATAAGTACAGAGAAGCTGCTATGATAGAGATTAATATGCTGCAACAGCTTGGGAAGTATGATAAGAATGCAAGTCG TTGTGTGCAAATACGGAACTGGTTTGACTATCGTAACCATATCTGTATT GTATTTGAGAAGCTTGGTCCAAGCTTATACGATTTTCTACGCAAAAACAGTTATCGCTCATTTCCAATTGATCTTGTCCGCGAGTTTGCCAGACAACTATTGGAATGTGTAGCAT TTATGCATGACATGCGCCTCATTCACACTGATTTAAAGCCTGAGAATATTCTTCTTGTTTCTCCGGAGTACATCAAAGTACCTGATTACAAA GTGTCATCCCGATCTCCGAAACAGGGTTCCTACTTCAAGAGATTGCCAAAATCAAGTGCCATCAAGGTGATTGATTTTGGAAGCACAACTTATGATCGTCACGACAATAGTTATGTAGTGTCTACGAGACATTATCGGGCACCTGAGGTTATCTTGG GACTTGGATGGAGCTATCCCTGTGATATTTGGAGCGTCGGTTGTATTCTTGTTGAACTTTGCTCA GGTGAGACTTTGTTTCAGACCCATGAGAACTTGGAACACCTGGCCATGATGGAGCGGGTTCTTGGACCATTACCTTCTAACATGCTGCGACTTGCAGC CCGAGATGCCGAGAGGTATGTTCGAAGGGGTCATTTGAATTGGCCTGAGGGTGCAACCTCAAGAGAGAGCATGAAAGCTGTGTTGAAACTTCCTCGGCTGCAG CTTTTCTTTGTAGAATCTGGTGATGCAGCACTCAGATCATTCAGCTGGGGACTTCATCGATCTTTTACAGGGGCTTCTGAGATACGATCCTGCAGACCGATTGGCAGCAAACGCAGCTCTCTTGCATCCTTTCTTCACAAGAAATCGCTAACTCATGTATCCAATTGA